Proteins encoded in a region of the Gammaproteobacteria bacterium genome:
- the bcp gene encoding thioredoxin-dependent thiol peroxidase, with protein sequence MTAIKVGNLAPAFTLQDQDGNKVSLKDFRGDRNVILYFYPKAMTPGCTVQACGLRDSQAALKKLDTVALGISPDPVARLKKFAERDGLNFTLLSDEDHAIADKYGVWGLKKFMGREFMGIVRTTFIINKEGRLVHIVDKVKTKTHHDDVIDIIKSQL encoded by the coding sequence ATGACAGCAATCAAAGTAGGCAATCTCGCCCCGGCTTTTACGTTACAGGATCAGGATGGCAACAAGGTCAGTCTTAAAGATTTCCGCGGAGACAGGAATGTCATTCTGTACTTCTATCCGAAAGCCATGACGCCCGGCTGCACGGTACAGGCCTGCGGTCTGAGGGACAGTCAGGCGGCGCTGAAAAAGCTGGATACCGTGGCCCTCGGAATCAGTCCCGACCCGGTGGCACGCCTGAAAAAATTTGCCGAACGGGATGGGCTCAATTTTACGCTGCTGTCCGATGAAGACCACGCGATAGCCGACAAGTACGGTGTCTGGGGCTTGAAGAAATTCATGGGGCGGGAGTTCATGGGCATTGTGCGGACCACTTTCATAATCAATAAAGAAGGCCGTCTGGTCCATATTGTGGACAAGGTAAAAACCAAGACTCATCACGACGACGTGATCGATATCATCAAGTCGCAGTTATGA
- a CDS encoding SulP family inorganic anion transporter: MFGFRTDNLRGDLFGGLTAGIVALPLALAFGEASGAGPIAGLYGAIIVGFFASLFGGTDSQISGPTGPMIVVFAGVYGTLNGEPGLVFATVILAGLVQILFGVFRLGQYIRLVPYPVVSGFMSGIGCIIIALQTSRLFGHEPEESGTIPALSAIPGAVMDPNFVALGLGLLTLGIVFNWPKRWGNFIPSPLAALIIGTLISVVISGAPILGDIPTGLPSFIMPSFSGDVFMVVLEAAIILALLGSIDSLLTSLVADNMTRTKHNSNRELIGQGVGNAIAGFFGGIPGAGATMRTVVNIRTGGLTKISGMTHSLLLLAIVVSLAPLAAKIPHAVLAGILVKVGWDIIDTGYLKRAHKGPRWDLALMVVVLTLTVFVDLITAVVAGVVMASLAFVKQMADLQLKALGNITSDTTLNFSEEEEDILKNCSKQVTLFDFGGPLSFGAAADVGHHVRERSLDRAVLILDFTRVPFMDVSAARAVETIGVDAKAANKRVFISGMNDEIRQVLSGLDYDESLPKGTFFAKRIDAVKAARDFIMDNGSGDEAGGARFVGSPNPA, translated from the coding sequence ATGTTTGGTTTTAGAACGGATAATCTGCGCGGTGATCTTTTCGGGGGGCTGACCGCAGGTATCGTAGCCCTGCCATTGGCGCTGGCCTTCGGCGAAGCCTCCGGTGCCGGCCCCATCGCCGGCCTCTATGGCGCCATCATCGTAGGCTTCTTCGCTTCGTTGTTCGGTGGCACCGATTCCCAGATTTCCGGCCCCACCGGGCCCATGATCGTGGTTTTTGCCGGTGTCTATGGCACCCTGAATGGTGAGCCTGGCCTGGTTTTCGCCACCGTGATACTGGCCGGCCTGGTCCAGATCTTATTTGGCGTATTCAGGCTGGGTCAGTACATCCGGCTGGTTCCCTACCCGGTTGTCTCGGGTTTCATGAGTGGTATCGGATGCATCATTATTGCCTTGCAGACCAGTCGTCTATTCGGTCATGAGCCCGAAGAAAGTGGCACAATTCCGGCCCTGTCGGCTATTCCCGGCGCGGTAATGGATCCGAATTTCGTCGCCCTGGGCCTGGGCCTGCTCACCCTGGGCATAGTATTCAACTGGCCCAAACGGTGGGGCAATTTCATACCCTCTCCTTTGGCCGCCCTGATCATTGGGACGTTGATCAGTGTTGTGATCTCCGGTGCGCCGATACTGGGCGACATTCCGACTGGTCTGCCGAGTTTTATCATGCCGTCCTTTTCCGGTGACGTCTTTATGGTGGTGCTCGAGGCGGCAATAATTCTGGCCCTGCTGGGGTCGATCGACAGTCTTCTCACCTCTCTGGTGGCGGATAACATGACCCGTACCAAGCACAATTCCAATCGGGAGTTGATTGGTCAGGGGGTCGGTAACGCGATAGCAGGGTTTTTTGGCGGTATCCCAGGTGCCGGAGCGACCATGCGTACGGTGGTAAACATCAGAACCGGTGGTCTTACCAAAATCTCCGGAATGACACACAGCCTGCTGCTCCTCGCAATTGTGGTATCCCTGGCGCCCCTGGCGGCAAAGATTCCTCACGCCGTACTGGCGGGTATCCTGGTAAAGGTCGGATGGGACATTATCGACACCGGTTACCTCAAGCGGGCTCACAAGGGCCCCCGTTGGGATCTGGCCCTGATGGTGGTCGTATTGACGCTGACGGTTTTCGTCGACCTGATCACTGCCGTTGTTGCCGGAGTCGTCATGGCGTCGCTGGCTTTCGTTAAGCAGATGGCGGACCTGCAGCTGAAGGCTCTTGGTAACATCACCAGTGACACGACGCTGAACTTTTCTGAAGAGGAAGAGGATATCCTAAAGAATTGTAGCAAGCAGGTGACACTGTTTGACTTTGGCGGCCCGCTCAGTTTTGGTGCCGCAGCCGATGTGGGCCACCATGTTCGTGAGCGCTCACTTGATCGGGCTGTCCTGATTCTCGACTTCACCCGGGTACCATTCATGGATGTGTCGGCGGCGCGGGCAGTGGAAACTATCGGCGTGGATGCAAAGGCTGCTAACAAGCGTGTATTCATCTCCGGAATGAACGATGAAATTCGCCAGGTACTGTCGGGGCTTGACTACGATGAAAGTCTGCCAAAAGGTACTTTCTTCGCCAAGCGAATCGATGCCGTAAAGGCAGCGCGGGATTTTATTATGGACAATGGCTCTGGCGACGAGGCAGGGGGGGCGCGTTTCGTCGGTTCTCCCAATCCAGCCTAG
- the cobB gene encoding Sir2 family NAD+-dependent deacetylase → MGKSVKSVVVLTGAGISAESGIRTFRAADGLWEDHAIDDVATPSGFARNPQLVYSFYNERRRKLQAPQVKPNAAHLSLARFEQRFSGDFLLVTQNIDNLHERAGSRRLIHMHGELLKMRCINTNLVFDIRQDFDFDTECRCCRNKGNLRPHIVWFGEIPFQMGAISQALESCDLFMAIGTSGNVYPASGFYQVAKQHNAHTVELNLERTGSSFDEHVVGNAAQVVPAYLDRLLARILARGES, encoded by the coding sequence ATGGGAAAATCAGTCAAATCCGTTGTCGTGCTGACCGGTGCCGGAATATCCGCTGAATCGGGGATCCGAACTTTTCGTGCCGCCGATGGGCTTTGGGAAGACCATGCCATTGACGATGTCGCCACGCCGAGCGGCTTTGCCCGTAATCCGCAGCTGGTCTACAGCTTCTATAATGAACGGCGTCGCAAGTTGCAGGCACCCCAGGTGAAGCCCAACGCCGCCCACCTGTCCCTTGCCAGATTCGAGCAGCGCTTTTCCGGCGATTTTTTACTGGTCACCCAGAATATCGATAACCTGCATGAACGGGCCGGCAGCCGTCGACTGATCCACATGCACGGCGAACTGTTGAAGATGCGCTGCATCAACACCAACCTGGTATTCGATATACGCCAGGATTTTGATTTCGACACCGAATGCCGCTGCTGTCGCAACAAGGGCAATCTGCGCCCACACATCGTTTGGTTTGGTGAAATTCCCTTTCAGATGGGCGCAATCAGTCAGGCCCTGGAGTCCTGCGACCTTTTCATGGCCATTGGGACCTCGGGCAACGTCTATCCGGCGTCCGGATTCTATCAGGTGGCGAAACAACACAACGCACACACCGTGGAGCTCAATCTGGAACGAACCGGTTCCAGCTTTGACGAGCACGTTGTCGGCAATGCGGCCCAGGTTGTCCCGGCCTACCTGGACCGGCTGCTGGCCCGGATACTCGCTAGAGGCGAAAGCTGA
- a CDS encoding alpha/beta fold hydrolase, with protein sequence MKLNYKQFSASGAPLLILHGLFGNLRNWNWHAGELSGDFQVYTLDLRNHGDSPHSPGMSFPEMANDVLEFIDRQGLAAVYLLGHSMGGKVAMELALNYPGNVSRLLVADIAPTAYGEERGDHENVFNGLLSVDPASLASRTEAEQVLAAHVSEPAVRKFLVSNLVKAEEGGYQWRFNLSALHSNYEKLREGVRGDKPFERPALFVKGALSSYIEKQDWPLIQQLFPAARIKTVMGAGHWLHAEKPQVFYKLARDFFSSEEGG encoded by the coding sequence ATGAAACTCAACTACAAGCAATTCAGTGCAAGCGGTGCTCCGCTGCTTATCCTGCATGGACTGTTCGGCAATCTGAGAAACTGGAATTGGCATGCCGGAGAGCTGTCCGGCGATTTTCAGGTTTATACGCTGGATTTGCGCAATCACGGCGACTCGCCTCATTCGCCCGGCATGAGTTTTCCGGAAATGGCGAATGATGTGCTGGAGTTTATTGACCGGCAGGGATTGGCGGCCGTTTACCTGCTCGGCCACTCCATGGGTGGGAAAGTGGCGATGGAACTGGCACTGAACTATCCGGGAAATGTCAGCCGTCTCCTGGTGGCGGATATCGCTCCGACTGCCTACGGCGAGGAGCGGGGAGATCACGAGAATGTATTCAATGGCCTTCTGTCCGTGGACCCCGCCAGTCTTGCCTCCCGCACCGAGGCGGAACAGGTTCTCGCGGCTCACGTGAGTGAGCCGGCGGTGCGAAAATTTCTGGTAAGCAACCTCGTGAAAGCCGAAGAGGGTGGCTATCAGTGGCGCTTCAACCTGTCCGCCTTGCACAGTAATTACGAAAAGCTGCGGGAAGGTGTGCGGGGAGACAAGCCGTTCGAGAGGCCGGCGCTGTTTGTGAAGGGGGCGCTTTCGAGTTATATCGAGAAACAGGACTGGCCGCTGATTCAACAACTTTTCCCGGCTGCCAGAATCAAAACAGTGATGGGAGCGGGGCATTGGCTGCATGCTGAAAAGCCCCAGGTTTTCTATAAACTGGCGCGGGATTTTTTCAGCAGTGAGGAAGGTGGATGA